In one Lolium rigidum isolate FL_2022 chromosome 3, APGP_CSIRO_Lrig_0.1, whole genome shotgun sequence genomic region, the following are encoded:
- the LOC124703464 gene encoding ATP-dependent (S)-NAD(P)H-hydrate dehydratase-like isoform X1 — protein MSLSMGACPHAWRHHLHHRGRMWAASPVFRRQLFLLRSLAPTCAHGGCASSSSLQVHAMSAAAGPVYEADAEAVVRRITPPLDRARHKGQAGKIAVIGGCREYTGAPYFAAISALKVGADLSHVFCTKDAATVIKSYSPELIVHPILEESYSVREDERESVSSSILTEVTKWMERFDCIVVGPGLGRDSFLMDCVSNIMRHARQANIPTVVDGDGLFLITNNIGLVEDNPLAILTPNVYEYKRLVQKVLNCEVNEENASEQLTALCQKIGGVTIMRKGKADLISDGKKVTQVSTFGSPRRCGGQGDILSGSVAVFASWARQFLLSNEQPTEKSVNPMILGCIAGSLLLRKAALLAFVKNKRSTVTTDIIEFLGQSLEDICPAGR, from the exons ATGAGCCTGTCAATGGGCGCGTGCCCCCACGCGTGGCGGCACCATCTACACCACCGCGGCCGCATGTGGGCCGCTTCGCCGGTCTTCCGAAGGCAGCTGTTCCTCCTCCGCTCTCTTGCGCCCACCTGCGCACACGGCGGCTGCGCCTCCTCCAGCTCTCTCCAGGTCCACGCCATGTCCGCGGCGGCCGGGCCGGTGTACGAGGCGGACGCGGAGGCGGTGGTCCGGCGAATCACGCCGCCGCTCGACCGCGCCCGGCATAAGGGTCAGGCAG GGAAGATAGCAGTAATTGGTGGATGTCGCGAGTATACTGGCGCTCCTTATTTTGCTGCCATCTCTGCCTTGAAAGTT GGTGCAGATCTCTCACATGTTTTCTGCACAAAAGATGCTGCAACAGTAATCAAAAGCTATAGCCCTGAGCTGATTGTGCATCCAATCTTAGAGGAGTCCTATAGTGTAAG GGAGGATGAAAGAgaatctgtttcttctagcattctcACTGAAGTTACAAAGTGGATGGAGCGCTTTGATTGCATTGTTGTTGGTCCCGGCCTCGGAAGGGACTCCTTTCTTATG GATTGTGTCAGTAATATCATGAGGCATGCACGTCAGGCTAATATTCCAACTGTTGTCGATGGG GATGGCCTTTTCCTTATAACCAATAACATTGGTCTTGTTGAAGACAACCCTCTTGCCATCTTAACACCAAATGTATATGAGTACAAGCGTCTTGTCCAGAAGGTTCTCAACTGTGAAGTAAATGAGGAAAATGCTTCGGAGCAACTGACTGCACTTTGTCAAAA AATAGGTGGTGTAACCATCATGAGGAAAGGAAAAGCAGATCTGATTAGTGATGGTAAAAAAG TTACACAAGTGAGTACCTTTGGTTCCCCAAGGCGATGTGGTGGTCAAGGCGACATTCTCTCTGGAAG CGTGGCAGTATTTGCATCATGGGCACGGCAATTTCTCTTGTCAAATGAGCAACCTACAGAGAAGAG TGTGAATCCTATGATCCTTGGGTGCATAGCTGGCTCTCTTTTGCTCAGGAAAGCTGCATTGCTTGCATTTGTGAAGAACAAGAGATCAACCGTCACTACTGACATTATTGAGTTCTTGGGCCAAAG CTTGGAAGATATCTGTCCTGCTGGGCGGTAG
- the LOC124703464 gene encoding ATP-dependent (S)-NAD(P)H-hydrate dehydratase-like isoform X2: MGACPHAWRHHLHHRGRMWAASPVFRRQLFLLRSLAPTCAHGGCASSSSLQVHAMSAAAGPVYEADAEAVVRRITPPLDRARHKGQAGKIAVIGGCREYTGAPYFAAISALKVGADLSHVFCTKDAATVIKSYSPELIVHPILEESYSVREDERESVSSSILTEVTKWMERFDCIVVGPGLGRDSFLMDCVSNIMRHARQANIPTVVDGDGLFLITNNIGLVEDNPLAILTPNVYEYKRLVQKVLNCEVNEENASEQLTALCQKIGGVTIMRKGKADLISDGKKVTQVSTFGSPRRCGGQGDILSGSVNPMILGCIAGSLLLRKAALLAFVKNKRSTVTTDIIEFLGQSLEDICPAGR, translated from the exons ATGGGCGCGTGCCCCCACGCGTGGCGGCACCATCTACACCACCGCGGCCGCATGTGGGCCGCTTCGCCGGTCTTCCGAAGGCAGCTGTTCCTCCTCCGCTCTCTTGCGCCCACCTGCGCACACGGCGGCTGCGCCTCCTCCAGCTCTCTCCAGGTCCACGCCATGTCCGCGGCGGCCGGGCCGGTGTACGAGGCGGACGCGGAGGCGGTGGTCCGGCGAATCACGCCGCCGCTCGACCGCGCCCGGCATAAGGGTCAGGCAG GGAAGATAGCAGTAATTGGTGGATGTCGCGAGTATACTGGCGCTCCTTATTTTGCTGCCATCTCTGCCTTGAAAGTT GGTGCAGATCTCTCACATGTTTTCTGCACAAAAGATGCTGCAACAGTAATCAAAAGCTATAGCCCTGAGCTGATTGTGCATCCAATCTTAGAGGAGTCCTATAGTGTAAG GGAGGATGAAAGAgaatctgtttcttctagcattctcACTGAAGTTACAAAGTGGATGGAGCGCTTTGATTGCATTGTTGTTGGTCCCGGCCTCGGAAGGGACTCCTTTCTTATG GATTGTGTCAGTAATATCATGAGGCATGCACGTCAGGCTAATATTCCAACTGTTGTCGATGGG GATGGCCTTTTCCTTATAACCAATAACATTGGTCTTGTTGAAGACAACCCTCTTGCCATCTTAACACCAAATGTATATGAGTACAAGCGTCTTGTCCAGAAGGTTCTCAACTGTGAAGTAAATGAGGAAAATGCTTCGGAGCAACTGACTGCACTTTGTCAAAA AATAGGTGGTGTAACCATCATGAGGAAAGGAAAAGCAGATCTGATTAGTGATGGTAAAAAAG TTACACAAGTGAGTACCTTTGGTTCCCCAAGGCGATGTGGTGGTCAAGGCGACATTCTCTCTGGAAG TGTGAATCCTATGATCCTTGGGTGCATAGCTGGCTCTCTTTTGCTCAGGAAAGCTGCATTGCTTGCATTTGTGAAGAACAAGAGATCAACCGTCACTACTGACATTATTGAGTTCTTGGGCCAAAG CTTGGAAGATATCTGTCCTGCTGGGCGGTAG